A segment of the Arachis hypogaea cultivar Tifrunner chromosome 5, arahy.Tifrunner.gnm2.J5K5, whole genome shotgun sequence genome:
CTGTGCATGATGTGCACCCTTCAACCCCAGAAACACAAAAAGTATTATGGAAAAGACCTGTTTTGGATGTTCCACCACCGCCTCACCCTAAAAAGATGCCACCTTTGGAGGATTTCCGACTGACCAAAGAACTGGTTCAGCAAAGAGTGAAAGATAACATCGTAATAGTGACTTTTGGGAATTATGCATTCATGGACTTTATTATGACTTGGGTTAGACACCTGGATGATCTTGGAGTCTCTAATTATCTTGTCGGTGAGCATCGCCGTTTAAGCcttcattattttttcttttttcttatatattGTTTTTGTTTAGTTGGCCATGACATTTTCCTAAGCATGTTAGGTATTCTTTACAGTTGACTAGTTAAGATTTTGTTAAATGAGCTTGAAATCTAACTTTTAGGTGCAATGGACACCAAAGTGTTGGAGGCACTGTTTTGGAAAGGGGTTCCAGTATTTGACATGGATAGCCATATGAGCACAGTGGATGTTGGCTGGGGTTCTCCAACATTTCATAAGATGGGGAGAGAGAAAGTTATTCTGATAAACTCAATACTTCCTTTTGGTTATGAACTATTGATGTGTGACACTGACATGGTTTGGTTGAAGGTACTTTCCTCcattttctcaatatttttgttTGCTTATAATGGTGACTGATAAGCTTGCGAAGTTCTTTTGTGCATCATCCAAATTGAACAAGTTTCTTTTTGACCTTGTTATATTTCTTTTTCACTAATCTTATTTAGTATGGTTTCATTTTATCCTTTTGCTACATGTTTTATGTTCCATTATCACATTATATCAACCTTTTATCCTCGTAGTTAAGGATGTCTCCAACACTAGTATGTGATTGTTCTCAACTTCTTATATATGTTGTTTTTCAAATATATATtcaatttggtgattttggaGCAGAACCCCCTTCCATATCTTGCTCGTTATCCTGAAGCAGATGTATTGACGTCTAGCGATCAAGTTATACCAACAGTTGTTGATGATAGTCTGGAAGTTTGGCAAGAAGGTGAATATCTGATAATGAACAGAGCTTAATGATTTAGATTTTAGTGTTCTTTTCTAGTGGGGCTTATTTATTGCAACTGCATAATTATGAGTCATGTTGAACTCTTAACATATCATTTGCAAGTGATAATCAAGTGAAACCTATTTACATGAGAATGCTCCTTATAATGATAGTCACCTTTTATGTCATCTTGTACACACTTAGTTTTTCAGGCATCATTTTAGATTTCCTCATCATGCTTTTGGAATGACTTAAGATATGAAACCAGCAAAATTTATTTTCAGGATGAAGTTTTCTATTGTAGTATTAATGTATTATTGGTATTCTCTGGTTTCAGAAACAAAATTTAATCTTACTGAGATATACATCCTGTGGCTCACTCTTTCTGACCATATACTAATTTTACTGTCTATCATCTTAAATAGTCGGTGCTGCCTACAACATTGGAATCTTTCATTGGAGACCAACAAAGTCTGCGAAAACATTGGCTTTGGAATGGAAAGAATTGGTTCTAGCTGATGAAAAGATATGGGATCAGACTGGCTTTAATGATATTGTTCACAGGCAGTTAGGACCTTCTGTAGATGAAGACAGTGGGCTTGTTTATGCTTATGATGGAAATCTAAAGCTGGGAATTTTACCGGCTAGTATCTTCTGTAGTGGCCACACATATTTTATCCAGGTTGGATCTAGTTAAACAATTTCAACCATTTgagttctttcttttcttttttggctTGATTTTACATATGATGGGTTCTGTTTTACGCAAGTTATCTAAAGGAGTTTTTGTTGGACCCTGTGATCTCATTACTATTAATATTCTTGATGCTATCATTGTATAGGCTATGTATCAGCAACTCAGGCTGGAACCATATGCAGTGCACACAACATTTCAATTTGCAGGGACTGAAGGAAAGCGCCACCGACTGAGAGAAGCCATGTTCTTCCGTGATCCACCAGAATACTATAATCCTCCTGGTAATTAGTTAATGCTCCTGCCTCCTGCTATTCTGTTGAGGAGATCATtcacttaattttatttttcattgcagAACTGAGAATTACTATTTGCATTTGTCTATGCTTGTTACTTAGTACTTCATGCATTTGAGAAATTTCCATGCTGTCCATCTTTCAAGCGGGCTTTCACATTCATACTTTTATAGTTAACTGTCACCTAAACGGGTCTGCTTTTGGACGTTTTGACTCCTTTTCATTAAATTACAGCAGCCTAACTCTTGGATGAACTTTTCCAGGAGGATTCTTGTCATTTAAGCCATCTATTCCAAAAAGCTTGTTGTTAAGTGGGAATCATACTGTTGGATCACATTTTACTCTTGTTAATTACCAAGTATGCATGTATATACCTGATCCTTTTCGCTTATAAATTTTGAACAGAAATTTTTATGTTGTAGTTTGTGATACATAAAATGAATTTGTGCAGATAAAACAGATTAGGACAGCTCTTGCTATTGCTTCCATTCTGAACAGAACACTGGTGAGAATTGTTTTCTGGAATCTAAAAATTGCATATTAAATGCATGTTTTTTAGTGATAGGTAGCAGCACTCATCTTGAACAAGTAACACTCTGAGGAGGACCTGGAATTATGTCCCCATGATTTATATGCTTTTCTTATAAGATTATGGATGTGGACAAAACAAAGTAAGTATCAATTATCGAATTACTTCCAAGTTAATAAATTTGCAAGGAGTTCTACCTTTCAAAATATCTTTGCCTAACATGTTGCCCATGATATCTGATTAAGGTAATCGATTTGAGTGTTCAAGTGGTTCTTAGTAATCGGCTatgataatattcttttttgttttttcagttTATTCTGTCTTCATAGATTATATTTAATGATCTTAAAATCGGTTCTAATATATGTGTTTTAGGTCATGCCTCCAATATGGTGCAGGCTTGATAGGCTATGGTTCCCCCATCCTGGCGTTTTAGAGGGGTCTATGACCAGACAACCTTTTCTCTGTCCTTTGGATCATGTATTTGAGGTATTTCCCTTTTGATTTGGTGacctttattgttattattgttcatTTATGCTTTAGTTGCAAGGCAATGCTACATAAAGGGGGAAAAGAAAAGATCTCAAAACCTTATCTACTTCACCACCCTCTTTCCCATGACCATATATTATTGGCCCCATTGTAGGTGAATGTCATGTTGAAAGAACTCCCCGAGGAAGAGTTTGGCCCTCGAATAGATATTAGAGAGTACTCATTATTTGATAATCCCTCTCTGCCGCCTGAGGTGAATATTATTCCAAGTTCCATCAAATTTTAGATCATGAGTTCTGCTATATTGTTGTAGTTTACTGAGTGAAAATCATGGTTGGATTCTTGATCAGGTTAAAAGATCATGGCTTGATGTTCAGCTCTGTAAAGAAGGCAGTCAAGACTGCAATGCATCAGATAATACCATTGGGGGAGTACTTAAATTTCCAAAGCATAGCAATGAAGAGATGGTATTTGAAATTTTGATCCGCTAAGTATTGAATTCAGTTCAAATTCTTCGAAACAACCTTATAAAGTACACTGATATGATCATATTAGAATGCTAGAACTTTTTTGGTTCTACCAAGGGAACTCCTTAACTTGCATTAAGGAGCTGATACAAAGAAAGAACTACAAATAGACTCTACAATATTTTCATTTTACTTGCATTTGAAATTCGTAGTTTTGCTTGAATTCACAGTACCAGAAAGTGTTCCTGTcattcaaggatgtaaaagtcattCAGTTCAGTTCGATGCAAGATGCTTTTGCAGGATTCACCGACAAGGTACGGCCATTTTGTCTGCTGTTTGGAATTTTTCTATTAGTATGTTGCATAATGAAAAGAAACTTGTGTTGATTCATCCAGTCCTGGTTACCATCCTTTCTGGTTTTAATCAGGAAAGGGAAGAAAAATTCCGAAAACGCGTCAAACGGTATTTAGGCATATGGTGCTGTGTGTTGGATCACACCCCGGGTCACATTTATTATGACATGTACTGGGACGAGAAACCTGGATGGACGCCGCTCCCTCCTCAAACTTCTGCAGATGATCATCCACCTTGGTGAGGTCAAATTCAGGATTATGTTTGTTAATAGTAATACACGCAAGAGTTTAAAAGATGGTTTGGTTTCTGATTCGTCGTCAAGACCAAGGTTTCCATACTTACAGAAGCTAAAGAGTCTAAAGAATCCTGTATCCACTTTGAAGATGTAAGTTACCACTGAGATGAGACTGGTTCTTGTGTAACATTTGTAAGTAAAATTGCCTTGTACCAAGTTTTCAACATTgcaagaaaaaagaaagtgaaGCCTACAATGTCTTAACATGAGGTTGCAGTTTTTGCACGTTGATATCTTGGTTGAtattgaattgcatgttttataaTAAACTTAATACTAATCACATTAGATTATGGAAATATAACACCTAATGCCTAACACAATAGTTCAATAAATTCTTTTGCAAACAAATTCgtgttaaaaataaaagagagaaaaaaaaagttatagaaCAAGATAATCCACATCAACACCTGAGTTGGCAGTTGCTCCAGAAATCCTAGACCCTACACATCAAATAGGGAAATTTCTCTTTTGCAAATGCAAGCCTTTCATTGCAAGATTTTTCGTATTCTGCAGTGATGTGAAAATGAGAACATGGGTAGCTTTTCCTTTTCAATTGCTCATAAAGCATATAACAAGATGGGCTTCTCAAAATTTAGCCTTTCTTCCACCAAGAAGATCACCATCATCCAATTCATTTTCTTCACAGAACTACCATAAGGGAAGGTTCAGAAATTTTAAGGGGCAAAGAGATCTTATTCTATCAAATTCTCGTCCTCTGTTGTCATTTTTTGGTCATTGTTTTTCTACTGCCATTCAACTGTTCGAGGAAATGCCACAAAGGATCTTTCATGTCAATAATGTTGATTTTGGATTAGTTCTTGATTACATTAGATTGTCCCTCAAAAGACCAAGAACTGTGACTGCCTATGTTGCTCACTGTGCTTCCTTAAAAATAGGTGCTCTAGGTCACCTACCTATTTCAACATCTCTACTCACTGTTTATTCCAAGGCTGGAGATTTCAAATCTTCAAGAGATTTGTTTGGTGAGATTAACAACAGAGATATCATAGCTTGGAATGCCATTGTTGCAGCATGTCTTGAAAATAACTGCTATAGTAGAGCATTGGGATTCTTAGATGAAATGAGTAAGGCTCAAATTGGGTTTGATTCCACCACTCTATTGCTTATGGTATCAGTTTCACTCCACATGAAAAATTTTGAACATGGACAGGCAATTCATTGTTTGAGTGTAAAATCTGGGATGCTTGTGGATATCAGTCTAGGTAATGCTTTAACTGATATGCATGCAAAGTGCGGCGATCTAAGCTCCGCTGAGAGTCTATTTGAAGAGATGGAATATAAAGATGTTGTTTCATGGAATTCAATAATGAGAGGGAGCCTTTACAATAGTGATCCAGAGAAATCACTATATTACTTCAAAAGGATGACTTGTGCTGGAGAAACAGCCGATTGCATTGGTCTATCTTGTGCTATTTCGGCTTCTTCAAGGTTGGGAAAGTTGGCTTTTGGCCAGTCCATTCATGGGCAGGGAATCAAACTAGGTTACAGGGACAGATCACATGTTTCATTTTCCAACTCTCTCATTTCGTTGTATTCACAAAGTGGCGACATCAGCGACGCTGAGACAGTATTCAGGGAAATAGCACAGAAAGATGTCGTTTCCTGGAATGCAATGATGGAAGGATTTGCTTCAAATGAAAAAGTTAATGAAGTATTTGATCTTCTGCTTGAAATGCAAAGAACAGGATCTTTCCAACCTGATGTTGTAACATTTACCACCATACTTCCACTATGTGCAGAGCTTCTGCTCTCCAAAGAAGGAAGAACTATCCATGCATTCGCAATTCGACGACAGATGGTACCTGATCATCTTCCTATGCTGAACAGCCTGATAGACATGTACTCAAAGTTCAACCTTGTGGAGAAAGCCAGGATCTTGTTCAATTCTGCCTCACAGAGAGATTTGGTATCATGGAATGTAATGATATCTGGCTATTCCCAAAACAGTTATTCTGAGGAAGCTCGAGACTTGTTCAGGGAGTTGCTAAACCGGGTTCCAAATTGCAGTCCTTCAACTGTTTTTGCTATTCTTTCTTCCTGTGATTCCCTTGATAGTCTCCACTTTGGAAGATCAATTCACTGCTGGAAGTTAAAATCTGGATTTTTGAACAACATTCTTCTTGTAAATTCTCTCATGCACATGTATATCAATTGTGGTGACCTGAAAGCTGGTTTCTCAATTTTGCAAGAGAACTCTGCAGTTGCAGATATCGGTTCATGGAACACTCTTATTGTAGGTTGTGTAAGAGGTGACCATTTTCAAGAGGCTTTAGAAACTTTCAGTTTGATGAGGCAATTAGCTGCTTTCAACCATGACTCCATAACCATTGTGGGCGTCTTGTCAGCTTGTGCAAACCTAGGACTACTCAGCCAAGGAAAAACTCTCCATGGTCTTACCCACAAATCTCCTTTGCAGTCAGATACACGTGTTCAAAACTCGCTAATTACCATGTATGGCAGATGCGAGGACATCGACAGTGCCAGAGTAGTCTTCAAATTCTGCTCTGTTCCCAACCTATGCTCATGGAACTGCATGATCTCAGCTCTATCTCATAATAAAGAAAGTAGAGAAGCATTGGAATTCTTTCGTGATCTTCGGTTCAAACCAAATGAATTCACCATTGTGAGTATTCTGTCAGTTTGTTCTCAACTTGGCATCCTAAGACATGGAAAACAAGTTCATGGTCATGTGTTCAGGTCCAGAATTCAATGTAATTCTTTCATAGCAACAGCTCTTGTAGACTTGTACAGCAACTGTGGAAGACTGGACATTGCTCTCAAAGTGTTTAGACACTCAGAGAAGTCAGAATCAGCTTGGAACTCCACCATTGCTGCATATGGATATCATggaaaaggagagcaagcaattGAACTCTTCCATGAAATGTGCAAATCAGGAACAAGGGTGACAAAGAGCACTTTTGTTAGCCTATTATCTGCTTGCAGCCATTCAGGACTAGTTAACCAAGGTCTTTGGTTCTACAACCGAATGTTAGAGGAATACAGCGTGGAACCAGAGATTGAGCATCAAGTTTATGTGGTCGACATGCTAGGTAAATCAGGTAGGCTTGATGAGGCTTATGAGTATACAAAAGGCTTGGAATCAAAGGCCACTTCAGGTGTATGGGGAACACTTCTAAGTGCATGCAACTATCATGGAGCAATCAAGTTGGGGAAACAAGTAGCTCAACATCTCTTTGAAGTGGATCCTCAGAATGTTGGATATTACATATCATTGTCAAATATGTATGTTGCTGCAGGAAGCTGGAAAGATGCCACTGAATTGAGAGAGTATGTACAGGACCAAGGATTAAAAAAGGCTGCAGGCTATAGCCTTATTGATGTTGGCTTGGGACAGGAGAGTgcttaaaaaattaatcaaatttcaaGGGATAAAGTTAATTACTAATAGAAATGCTTTTAAATTGTAGATATGTAAATCTAGTTTTATAGTGAGCAGTCTCATATCTATCATTTGATCCACCCCTTCTTAATGAAAATATCTACCAAGATGCAGAGTAGATTTGATTAGACACTCTCTTAAAGCTTTTTTTACCCCTTAAGCAAAGTATCATGTTCAAACTGAGAATTGGCTAGAAACAAATTTGAAACATGATTACAACAGATATACACCACATAATTAAAATAAGCAACACTTCtattcaataaaattttaatatctttgCTGAAGTTTTTTCTACTATATCTTCTCAATTTCATTCATCCTTTAGTAACTACTATATGACTGAATAGTTATACTAACCTCTCTATTCGACAATGCCATCAGGAGTGTAATGTAAACTCCATGGTTTCTTTAATTAAATTAACGAGAGCATCCTCCTTCACAATGTGTATGATGCAATTCtagaaaatattttagaaattaatatTTGGTTAAATTATCTGTAAGTTGCGTTTAGCTACAACTATTTTctatttatgtttatgttgagACTTGAAATTACATGGTAAAGACATAAAATCAAATCTATGTTATATAGTTAAGAAAGATTCCCACGAGTTATTAACTATTTTACTATTTGTCTTGAATATTAGATTTGTGgacaattttaatttgtatttaggAGACAAAGTAACCCCCttagactctttttcttttttgtgagAGAGAGAAGAGTGTATTTCAGGATGATGTGAGAAGAGGCTACACTCTTCTCTCTTCCacacgaaaaagaaaaagtgagatgctTTGTATGTAACTGCTATTTAAggaaatttataataattatctttcaaattaaattttaaataaaaaaattagtaccaCTGTACAGAAGaaaggtaaataaaaaataaaattccacTACTAAATAAATTGAAAGAATACTGTAAAACACTAtttcaattattcaaatttaaaaaacattGTGCGCGATCACAAATTTTTCGTTTTCAGAAGACGGGAATGCAGATGGAGGCTGAAGACCCAACAGCGGCGGTCCTCTTGTGTGAAGTGGTGGTGATGGAGATCCTCTCTTGGCTGACGCGGCTGAAGCTTGTGTGCAAGTCATGGAACTCCATCATCTCCGACCCTCACTTCGTCAAACTTCAGCTTCACCATTCACCCAAAAATGCCATCCTCCTCTTTACGCCCCTCGACGAAGAAAATAAATGGGGCTTAGTGTTTAGTAGCGTTGAGTCTTTCATCCAGAATCCATCATCTACTCTTGATGCTCAAGAGAATCGC
Coding sequences within it:
- the LOC112800191 gene encoding arabinosyltransferase XEG113-like isoform X2, which translates into the protein MGLVKTCEEVTHSRPLFLTIYTVVIVGLVVSTCYVFSAIYAANPSSPDSSSSTWFSLSSQPSSPVSDEGRGPTDQTLNFSKSETVHDVHPSTPETQKVLWKRPVLDVPPPPHPKKMPPLEDFRLTKELVQQRVKDNIVIVTFGNYAFMDFIMTWVRHLDDLGVSNYLVGAMDTKVLEALFWKGVPVFDMDSHMSTVDVGWGSPTFHKMGREKVILINSILPFGYELLMCDTDMVWLKNPLPYLARYPEADVLTSSDQVIPTVVDDSLEVWQEVGAAYNIGIFHWRPTKSAKTLALEWKELVLADEKIWDQTGFNDIVHRQLGPSVDEDSGLVYAYDGNLKLGILPASIFCSGHTYFIQAMYQQLRLEPYAVHTTFQFAGTEGKRHRLREAMFFRDPPEYYNPPGGFLSFKPSIPKSLLLSGNHTVGSHFTLVNYQIKQIRTALAIASILNRTLVMPPIWCRLDRLWFPHPGVLEGSMTRQPFLCPLDHVFEVNVMLKELPEEEFGPRIDIREYSLFDNPSLPPEVKRSWLDVQLCKEGSQDCNASDNTIGGVLKFPKHSNEEMYQKVFLSFKDVKVIQFSSMQDAFAGFTDKSWLPSFLVLIRKGKKNSENASNGI
- the LOC112800191 gene encoding arabinosyltransferase XEG113-like isoform X1, translated to MGLVKTCEEVTHSRPLFLTIYTVVIVGLVVSTCYVFSAIYAANPSSPDSSSSTWFSLSSQPSSPVSDEGRGPTDQTLNFSKSETVHDVHPSTPETQKVLWKRPVLDVPPPPHPKKMPPLEDFRLTKELVQQRVKDNIVIVTFGNYAFMDFIMTWVRHLDDLGVSNYLVGAMDTKVLEALFWKGVPVFDMDSHMSTVDVGWGSPTFHKMGREKVILINSILPFGYELLMCDTDMVWLKNPLPYLARYPEADVLTSSDQVIPTVVDDSLEVWQEVGAAYNIGIFHWRPTKSAKTLALEWKELVLADEKIWDQTGFNDIVHRQLGPSVDEDSGLVYAYDGNLKLGILPASIFCSGHTYFIQAMYQQLRLEPYAVHTTFQFAGTEGKRHRLREAMFFRDPPEYYNPPGGFLSFKPSIPKSLLLSGNHTVGSHFTLVNYQIKQIRTALAIASILNRTLVMPPIWCRLDRLWFPHPGVLEGSMTRQPFLCPLDHVFEVNVMLKELPEEEFGPRIDIREYSLFDNPSLPPEVKRSWLDVQLCKEGSQDCNASDNTIGGVLKFPKHSNEEMYQKVFLSFKDVKVIQFSSMQDAFAGFTDKEREEKFRKRVKRYLGIWCCVLDHTPGHIYYDMYWDEKPGWTPLPPQTSADDHPPW
- the LOC112800190 gene encoding pentatricopeptide repeat-containing protein At4g19220, mitochondrial-like, whose protein sequence is MFVNSNTRKSLKDGLVSDSSSRPRFPYLQKLKSLKNPVSTLKIDVKMRTWVAFPFQLLIKHITRWASQNLAFLPPRRSPSSNSFSSQNYHKGRFRNFKGQRDLILSNSRPLLSFFGHCFSTAIQLFEEMPQRIFHVNNVDFGLVLDYIRLSLKRPRTVTAYVAHCASLKIGALGHLPISTSLLTVYSKAGDFKSSRDLFGEINNRDIIAWNAIVAACLENNCYSRALGFLDEMSKAQIGFDSTTLLLMVSVSLHMKNFEHGQAIHCLSVKSGMLVDISLGNALTDMHAKCGDLSSAESLFEEMEYKDVVSWNSIMRGSLYNSDPEKSLYYFKRMTCAGETADCIGLSCAISASSRLGKLAFGQSIHGQGIKLGYRDRSHVSFSNSLISLYSQSGDISDAETVFREIAQKDVVSWNAMMEGFASNEKVNEVFDLLLEMQRTGSFQPDVVTFTTILPLCAELLLSKEGRTIHAFAIRRQMVPDHLPMLNSLIDMYSKFNLVEKARILFNSASQRDLVSWNVMISGYSQNSYSEEARDLFRELLNRVPNCSPSTVFAILSSCDSLDSLHFGRSIHCWKLKSGFLNNILLVNSLMHMYINCGDLKAGFSILQENSAVADIGSWNTLIVGCVRGDHFQEALETFSLMRQLAAFNHDSITIVGVLSACANLGLLSQGKTLHGLTHKSPLQSDTRVQNSLITMYGRCEDIDSARVVFKFCSVPNLCSWNCMISALSHNKESREALEFFRDLRFKPNEFTIVSILSVCSQLGILRHGKQVHGHVFRSRIQCNSFIATALVDLYSNCGRLDIALKVFRHSEKSESAWNSTIAAYGYHGKGEQAIELFHEMCKSGTRVTKSTFVSLLSACSHSGLVNQGLWFYNRMLEEYSVEPEIEHQVYVVDMLGKSGRLDEAYEYTKGLESKATSGVWGTLLSACNYHGAIKLGKQVAQHLFEVDPQNVGYYISLSNMYVAAGSWKDATELREYVQDQGLKKAAGYSLIDVGLGQESA